From Xiphophorus hellerii strain 12219 chromosome 6, Xiphophorus_hellerii-4.1, whole genome shotgun sequence, the proteins below share one genomic window:
- the LOC116722350 gene encoding frizzled-8-like, translating to MEVRVPGWCVLFVLILHSTRCKAAKELQCQEISVPLCKGIGYNYTYMPNQFNHDTQDEAGLEVHQFWPLVEIKCSPDLRFFLCSMYTPICLEDYKKPLPPCRSVCERAKAGCAPLMSQYGFPWPDRMRCDLLPEQGNQDTLCMDYNRSQTTTASPVLAKPTNRPLKPYNKKKSGYGRGFPGKHKPAASPCETGCFCRVPMVPVTAEGHPLHNRVKTGQITNCAMPCHNPYFTQEERTFTAFWIGLWSVLCFISTFATVATFLIDMERFKYPERPIIFLSACYMFVSVGYIVRLIAGHEEVACSRESGAEHIHYETTGPALCTIVFLLIYFFGMASSIWWVILSLTWFLAAGMKWGNEAIASYSQYFHLAAWLIPSLKSITVLALSSVDGDSVAGICYVGNQNLDNLRGFVLAPLVIYLFIGTMFLLAGFVSLFRIRSVIKQGGTKTDKLERLMIRIGVFTVLYTVPATVIVACYFYEQHNRQTWEITHNCTCVTDRSRQRPDYAVFMLKYFMCLLVGITSGAWIWSGKTLESWRTFCTRCCWGSKASAGSMYSDVHVQDFILQHR from the exons ATGGAGGTGCGCGTCCCGGGTTGGTGCGTCCTGTTTGTCCTTATCCTGCACTCAACGCGCTGCAAGGCGGCCAAGGAGCTCCAGTGCCAGGAGATATCCGTCCCTCTGTGCAAAGGAATCGGGTACAACTACACCTACATGCCCAACCAGTTCAACCACGACACCCAGGACGAAGCCGGGCTGGAGGTGCACCAGTTCTGGCCGCTGGTGGAGATAAAGTGCTCCCCGGACCTGCGcttcttcctctgcagcatGTACACGCCGATCTGTCTGGAAGATTATAAGAAGCCGCTGCCGCCGTGCAGGAGCGTGTGTGAGCGGGCCAAGGCTGGCTGCGCGCCGCTCATGAGCCAGTACGGCTTCCCGTGGCCGGACCGGATGAGGTGCGACCTGCTGCCCGAGCAGGGCAACCAGGACACTCTGTGCATGGACTACAACCGGAGCCAGACCACCACCGCATCTCCCGTGCTGGCCAAGCCGACCAACCGGCCGCTGAAGCCGTACAACAAGAAGAAGAGCGGCTACGGTCGAGGCTTCCCTGGAAAACACAAACCTGCCGCGTCTCCCTGCGAGACGGGCTGCTTCTGCCGCGTGCCCATGGTGCCCGTCACCGCGGAGGGTCACCCGCTGCACAACCGCGTCAAGACCGGACAGATCACCAACTGCGCCATGCCGTGCCACAACCCCTACTTCACCCAGGAGGAACGGACTTTCACGGCGTTCTGGATCGGATTGTGGTCCGTCCTCTGCTTCATCTCAACTTTTGCAACAGTGGCTACTTTCCTCATAGACATGGAGAGGTTCAAGTACCCGGAGCGGCccatcatcttcctctctgcCTGCTACATGTTCGTGTCGGTGGGATATATCGTCAGGCTGATCGCCGGACATGAGGAAGTGGCTTGCAGCAGGGAGAGCGGCGCAGAGCACATCCACTATGAGACCACGGGTCCTGCGCTCTGCACCATCGTCTTCCTGCTCATCTACTTCTTCGGCATGGCCAGCTCCATCTGGTGGGTGATTCTGTCCCTCACCTGGTTCCTGGCGGCAGGTATGAAGTGGGGGAACGAGGCGATCGCCAGCTACTCTCAGTACTTCCACCTGGCCGCCTGGCTCATCCCCAGCCTGAAGTCCATAACGGTTCTGGCGCTCAGCTCGGTGGACGGGGACTCCGTGGCTGGGATCTGCTACGTggggaaccagaacctggataACCTGCGGGGGTTTGTGCTTGCCCCGCTGGTCATCTACCTCTTCATCGGCACCATGTTCCTTCTGGCCGGGTTCGTCTCCCTTTTCCGCATCCGGAGCGTTATAAAGCAAGGCGGCACCAAGACTGACAAACTGGAGCGCCTTATGATCCGGATTGGCGTTTTCACGGTTCTTTACACCGTCCCGGCCACCGTCATAGTGGCATGCTACTTTTACGAGCAGCACAACAGGCAAACGTGGGAAATTACGCATAACTGTACGTGCGTAACGGACCGCAGCAGGCAGAGGCCGGACTACGCCGTGTTCATGCTGAAGTACTTCATGTGTCTCCTGGTGGGGATCACCTCGGGGGCCTGGATCTGGTCAGGGAAGACGCTGGAGTCCTGGCGGACTTTCTGCACGCGCTGCTGCTGGGGGAGCAAAGCGTCAGCGGGCTCCATGTACAGCGAC GTTCATGTGCAGGACTTTATCCTTCAGCACCGCTGA